The sequence GCAGGAGGTGGCGGAGGGCGACCTGTTGCTCACCATCGAGGCGATGAAGATGGAGACGGCGATCCATGCCGACCGCAAGGGCACGGTGAAGGCCGTCCACGCCCCGGCGGGCAGCCAGGTCGACGCGAAGGACCTGCTCGTCGAGTTCGGCTGAGCCCGCTAGCGGCGGTTGCGCAGGACAACGCCCGCGCCCGCGACGAGGAGCATGACGGCGCCGCCCAGAACGAAGGCGGCGCCGATCCCGAAAACCGCCGCCACGGCCGCGCCGATGAACGGGGCGGAGAGGAGGGCGAGCGTGTTCGCCGCCTCGCTGAGTGCTGTGACCCGGCCCATCCGATCCTCGGCCACGTTGTTTTGCAGGATCGTGCGGAACGGCACCACGGCGAGCGCGGTGGCGAAGCCGACGATCCCGAAGATGACGAGGAACACGGGGCGCGGCATCGCGGCCAGGCCGAGCTCCGCCAGTCCGATCCAGATGACAAGCACGGCTGCGACGAAAGCGCCCGCGCCGATCCAGAGGAAGGGGCGGCGCGGCTCGGGCCCCAGCGCCAGCCCGAGCGCCCCGATCACGCCGCCCGCACCGACGGAGGCGAGCGCAAGACCCAGATCGGTCGGGGTGAAGCCGAGGCTGCGGATCAGAGGTGCGATCAGCGTGTCGTAGAAGAACATCGCGAAGTACCCCGCGGCCATCATCAGCAGTGCGGCACGGACGATGGCGTTGCCCCGGATGTCGTTGAGCCCGGCGCGAAGGTCCTGTCCGAACGAAGGTCTGCTCTCCGCCCCCGCGCGGCCTGGCAGGTTCAGCCGAAGGGCCAGCGCTGCGGCGAGGATCGATACGGCTGCGTTCACGAGGAAGACCTCCGACGCATCGAGCTGCAGCAACAGCGCGCCGCCGAGGGCCGGGGCCACGATCTTGGACGCCTGGTTGATCGCGTGGCTGAGACCGTTCGCGGAGGTCCGCTCCGCCGGCCCTGTCAGCACCTGGATCGCCGCCTGCTTGGCGGGGGTGAAGAAGGTGTCGACCCCGCTGCGCAGCGCGACGAGAGCCAGCAGCACCGGCCAGTCGGGCGCGAGGAACATCATGGCCGTCACGAGGCCGCGCAGTAGGTTGCTCAGGATCAGCACGCGGCGCAGGGCGACCCGGTCGACGACCACGCCGGCGAGCGGACCGAACAGCAGGTACGGTGCGCCAATGCTGACCGCTAGCAGGGCGAAGACGAAGGGCTCGGCCTGCCAGGTGAACGCCAGCAGCGCGCCGATCGCGACGAAATCGAGCCAGTCCGCGAAATCCGCGGGCATCTGCGCGAGGAGCAGTCGGCGCAGTCCTGCGTTGCGGAGGGCGGGCGGTCGTCGCATGGCCGGGCCACGCTAGGCGGGCTGCGCGTTCCCGAACAGGACTTTCGCGGCCCGCAGTGAGTCTTTCCCGCCTCCGGACCCCACATCTTGATCCGTTAACAAATGCTCACCATATCGGCAGTCCTGGTGATCGGGGGGCTCACTCTGCGGCAATTCCCCGCGAATTGGTGGAAAGCCCGACTTTCACCCTTGATCCGATCCCGGTGAAGCCGAAATGATGAAGGGAGCGCTTCCGTCGCGCTCGCCCGCCGTGCTCTCACGCGCG is a genomic window of Pontivivens ytuae containing:
- a CDS encoding MFS transporter, which encodes MRRPPALRNAGLRRLLLAQMPADFADWLDFVAIGALLAFTWQAEPFVFALLAVSIGAPYLLFGPLAGVVVDRVALRRVLILSNLLRGLVTAMMFLAPDWPVLLALVALRSGVDTFFTPAKQAAIQVLTGPAERTSANGLSHAINQASKIVAPALGGALLLQLDASEVFLVNAAVSILAAALALRLNLPGRAGAESRPSFGQDLRAGLNDIRGNAIVRAALLMMAAGYFAMFFYDTLIAPLIRSLGFTPTDLGLALASVGAGGVIGALGLALGPEPRRPFLWIGAGAFVAAVLVIWIGLAELGLAAMPRPVFLVIFGIVGFATALAVVPFRTILQNNVAEDRMGRVTALSEAANTLALLSAPFIGAAVAAVFGIGAAFVLGGAVMLLVAGAGVVLRNRR